From one Staphylococcus kloosii genomic stretch:
- a CDS encoding APC family permease: MSNKNVNVDRGDLKQNLSEKFVWAIAYGSCIGWGAFILPGDWIGQSGPIAAAIGITIGALLMILIAVSYGALVERFPVSGGAFAFSFLGFGRYVSFFSSWFLTFGYICVVALNATAFSLLIKFLMPNILETGKLYTIAGWDVYITEIIIASVLLLVFMFIAIKGASVSGSLQYYFCVAMVITILLLFFGSFFGHNFALDNLQPLASKSKGWFTSIIMIVAVAPWAYVGFDNIPQTAEEFDFSPNKTFKLIVYSLLASALTYVVMLLFTGWLSTSSKSLNGNLWLTGAETQEAFGYIGLAVLAIAIMMGIFTGLNGFLMSSSRLLFSMGRSGIMPSVFSKLHKKYKTPYIAIIFLVAITLIAPWLGRTALTWIVDMSSTGVSIAYLITCLSAVKLFSYNKNSNTYGPIYKTFAILGSIVAFIFLLLLLIPGSPAALSMPSYIALGGWTILGLIFFIVRYPKLKRMNNDYLSQMILNRTDAEVEDILHEEEKK; this comes from the coding sequence ATGAGTAATAAAAATGTAAATGTGGATAGGGGAGATTTGAAGCAAAATCTCTCTGAAAAATTTGTATGGGCCATTGCATATGGTTCATGTATTGGTTGGGGTGCGTTTATTTTACCTGGTGATTGGATAGGTCAATCAGGCCCAATTGCAGCTGCGATTGGTATTACAATAGGCGCATTATTAATGATTTTAATTGCAGTGAGTTATGGTGCTTTAGTAGAACGTTTCCCAGTATCTGGCGGTGCATTCGCCTTTAGTTTCTTGGGATTCGGTAGATACGTAAGCTTTTTCTCATCATGGTTTTTAACATTTGGTTATATTTGTGTAGTAGCTTTGAATGCTACCGCATTTAGTTTGTTAATAAAGTTTTTAATGCCTAATATTTTAGAAACAGGCAAGTTATATACGATAGCAGGTTGGGATGTTTATATTACAGAAATTATTATTGCGTCAGTATTACTCTTAGTGTTTATGTTTATAGCAATTAAGGGTGCTAGCGTCTCTGGCTCATTACAATATTATTTCTGTGTAGCAATGGTTATTACGATTTTATTATTATTCTTTGGATCATTTTTTGGTCATAACTTTGCCCTTGATAATCTTCAACCATTAGCAAGTAAATCTAAAGGATGGTTTACTTCTATTATAATGATTGTTGCAGTTGCACCGTGGGCATATGTCGGTTTCGATAATATTCCACAAACGGCAGAAGAATTTGATTTTTCACCTAACAAAACATTTAAACTTATTGTGTATAGTTTATTAGCGTCTGCACTCACATATGTTGTAATGCTATTATTTACAGGTTGGTTAAGCACAAGTTCTAAAAGTTTAAATGGTAATCTGTGGTTAACTGGTGCTGAAACGCAAGAAGCTTTTGGCTATATAGGTTTAGCCGTGCTAGCTATTGCAATAATGATGGGTATATTTACCGGTTTAAATGGCTTCTTAATGAGTTCAAGCAGATTGCTATTCTCAATGGGTCGTTCTGGTATTATGCCTTCAGTATTTAGTAAATTGCATAAGAAATATAAGACGCCCTATATCGCAATTATATTCTTAGTAGCAATAACTTTAATAGCACCATGGTTAGGTCGTACGGCATTAACTTGGATTGTTGATATGTCTTCAACAGGCGTATCGATAGCATATTTAATTACATGTCTGTCGGCTGTTAAATTGTTTAGTTACAATAAAAACAGCAATACTTATGGCCCGATATACAAAACATTTGCGATTTTAGGTTCAATCGTAGCATTTATATTTTTACTATTATTATTGATACCAGGATCACCGGCTGCATTATCAATGCCTTCGTACATCGCATTAGGCGGTTGGACGATACTTGGATTAATCTTCTTTATTGTGCGTTATCCTAAATTGAAACGTATGAATAATGATTATTTAAGTCAGATGATCTTAAATAGAACAGATGCTGAAGTTGAAGATATTTTACATGAAGAAGAAAAAAAATAA
- a CDS encoding DUF423 domain-containing protein, giving the protein MKLFIILGALNALMSVATGAFGAHGLEGKLSDKYMSVWEKATTYQMYHGLGLIALGIISGTTSMNVNWSGWLLFGGIIFFSGSLYILALTQIKILGAITPIGGLMFLAGWLLLVIATIKL; this is encoded by the coding sequence ATGAAGCTATTTATAATTTTAGGTGCTTTAAATGCACTCATGTCAGTAGCAACTGGTGCTTTTGGCGCACACGGTTTAGAGGGCAAGTTATCAGATAAATATATGTCAGTTTGGGAAAAGGCAACAACTTACCAAATGTATCACGGTTTAGGACTTATTGCGCTAGGTATTATTAGCGGTACGACTTCAATGAACGTTAATTGGTCAGGATGGTTGCTTTTTGGCGGTATCATCTTCTTTAGTGGATCATTATATATTTTAGCGTTAACACAAATTAAAATATTAGGTGCAATCACGCCAATTGGTGGCTTGATGTTTTTAGCAGGATGGTTGTTGTTAGTCATTGCAACAATCAAATTGTAA
- a CDS encoding DUF5327 family protein: MNKDNIIELIEHELVQADEAQSDADFEKHMYAIHTLTSLYTNDTSNNRKTRDNTYNVASSFKNSVHNSNQSSSNKSTDISAEELQAMGAKVPSTMQQQSSVQNSTQGSKLTTDDNIGNGDSIFDF, from the coding sequence ATGAATAAAGATAATATTATCGAATTAATCGAACATGAACTTGTACAAGCTGATGAAGCACAAAGTGATGCAGATTTTGAAAAGCATATGTATGCCATTCATACATTAACGTCACTTTACACTAATGATACAAGTAATAATAGAAAAACGAGAGACAATACATATAATGTAGCGTCTTCATTTAAGAATTCAGTTCATAATTCAAATCAAAGCAGCAGCAATAAATCAACGGATATTAGTGCAGAAGAGTTGCAAGCGATGGGGGCGAAAGTGCCTTCAACAATGCAACAACAATCGTCTGTTCAAAATTCAACGCAAGGATCTAAATTAACGACAGATGATAATATAGGTAATGGCGATTCAATTTTTGATTTTTAA
- a CDS encoding uracil-DNA glycosylase, protein MEWSEVFHDITNRHDFKEMHDFLEHEYSTKIVYPDKENIYQAFDLTPFDNVKVVILGQDPYHGPNQAHGLAFSVQPNAKFPPSLRNMYKELEDDIGCVRTAPHLQDWAREGVLLLNTVLTVRQGEAHSHKEIGWETFTDEVIQAVSQNLSNVVFILWGKPAQQKIKLIDTSKHCIIKAPHPSPLSAYRGFFGSKPYSKANNYLESKGIQPINWCEGERNDNE, encoded by the coding sequence ATGGAATGGTCAGAAGTGTTCCACGATATAACTAATCGTCATGATTTCAAAGAAATGCACGACTTTTTAGAACATGAATATTCAACTAAAATAGTGTATCCAGATAAAGAAAATATTTATCAAGCTTTCGATTTAACGCCTTTTGATAATGTTAAGGTAGTAATATTAGGCCAGGATCCATACCATGGTCCAAATCAAGCGCACGGGCTGGCGTTTTCTGTACAACCTAATGCAAAGTTTCCACCTTCTTTAAGAAATATGTATAAAGAATTAGAAGATGATATTGGTTGCGTAAGAACTGCACCACATCTACAAGACTGGGCTCGAGAAGGTGTGCTGTTGTTAAATACAGTGCTTACGGTACGTCAAGGAGAAGCGCATTCTCATAAAGAGATAGGTTGGGAAACTTTTACTGATGAAGTGATACAAGCTGTATCTCAAAATTTATCTAATGTTGTGTTTATTTTATGGGGAAAACCTGCGCAACAAAAAATTAAATTAATAGATACTAGTAAACATTGCATCATTAAAGCACCTCATCCAAGTCCATTATCAGCTTATAGAGGCTTTTTTGGTTCGAAACCTTACTCGAAAGCTAATAACTATTTGGAATCAAAAGGAATTCAACCAATAAATTGGTGTGAAGGTGAGCGAAATGACAATGAATAA